A genomic stretch from Candidatus Bathyanammoxibius amoris includes:
- a CDS encoding sensor histidine kinase, producing MANPLRSIKGRLLIFGLCISLIPIAIITTIYYLSARSVVKKQTLDWLTAVAESKEVHVLEFMNGRKGRATDFASDRFIRNSLEKINRGESLEHDTAIALNRYLLQHKKPLDPSIEGIEIVNLEGMVVISDREANIGRNIPEIERLTPGENLAYMRVIDKNYTETRMGSPHHSKLLNMDSVCAAAPITSMENGEPLGVLINHYNLKLLNEIATNREGMGETGEVYLVNSDGLMITESRFIEDALFKQVVDTEPVRRIAESGEEMTGVYPDYRGVPIVGASMYLPEYGWTLLAEIDKAEAFAPLKRLGLIAMILGLVSAAAVIAIGIIFAVSASRPIRRLTDATRRFAGGDLKSRVKITRRDEVGELADSFNVMARGLEEEITEHKKTEDKLTEHAMKLAKANTRLKELDQLKSMFIASMSHELRTPLNSIIGFTGVLLQGMVGEISEKQKDHLNRVNRSAKHLLGLINDIIDISRVEAGKVEVFIEEFTLDDVIKEAVESVQPQIKEKGLTLEVSIPPGVLLKTDRKRLLQCILNYLSNAVKFTEAGTVSIAAREIDGEVEISVSDTGIGISEQDQAKLFKPFVRLDSHLRTRTLGTGLGLYLTQKLTTEVLGGTVAAQSQPGKGSTFTLRLPKERRRKKA from the coding sequence ATGGCTAATCCACTCCGTTCAATAAAGGGTAGGCTGCTCATCTTCGGGCTCTGCATCTCCCTCATACCCATCGCCATAATCACGACGATATACTACCTCAGCGCCCGTAGTGTGGTAAAGAAGCAGACGCTTGACTGGCTGACGGCGGTTGCAGAGTCAAAGGAGGTTCACGTCCTGGAATTTATGAATGGAAGAAAGGGACGGGCTACAGACTTTGCCTCCGACAGGTTTATAAGAAACAGTCTTGAGAAAATTAACCGTGGGGAATCACTTGAACATGATACAGCCATTGCCCTGAACAGATACCTCTTGCAGCATAAAAAACCACTAGACCCCTCTATCGAGGGGATAGAAATTGTGAACCTGGAAGGCATGGTTGTCATATCCGACCGTGAGGCGAATATTGGGCGGAACATACCCGAGATTGAGCGGCTTACACCCGGCGAGAATTTAGCATATATGCGAGTCATAGATAAAAACTACACTGAAACCCGCATGGGTTCGCCCCACCACAGTAAGCTGCTGAATATGGATTCTGTATGTGCTGCTGCACCTATTACCTCGATGGAGAACGGTGAGCCATTGGGCGTCCTCATTAACCACTATAACTTAAAACTCCTGAATGAGATTGCAACCAACCGAGAGGGGATGGGTGAGACCGGCGAGGTATATCTGGTAAACAGCGATGGATTAATGATCACCGAGTCAAGGTTTATAGAAGATGCACTCTTTAAACAGGTGGTGGATACCGAGCCGGTTCGCAGGATTGCCGAGAGTGGCGAAGAAATGACCGGCGTCTATCCCGACTACAGGGGTGTGCCCATCGTTGGCGCCTCGATGTATCTACCAGAATACGGCTGGACGCTCCTGGCGGAGATTGACAAGGCGGAGGCCTTTGCGCCATTAAAGAGGCTGGGTTTAATCGCGATGATACTGGGTCTCGTCAGTGCCGCCGCGGTCATTGCTATAGGGATTATCTTTGCCGTGTCAGCGTCAAGACCCATCCGAAGATTAACGGATGCGACCAGGAGATTTGCCGGTGGGGATCTCAAGAGTAGGGTCAAGATAACCCGCAGGGACGAGGTTGGTGAGTTGGCCGACAGTTTCAACGTCATGGCGAGAGGGCTTGAAGAGGAAATCACCGAGCACAAGAAGACAGAAGACAAATTGACAGAACACGCCATGAAGCTGGCCAAGGCAAACACCCGCCTAAAGGAACTCGACCAACTGAAGAGCATGTTTATCGCCTCGATGAGCCATGAACTCAGGACGCCTCTCAACTCCATAATCGGTTTTACCGGCGTCCTGCTGCAGGGCATGGTGGGAGAAATCAGTGAAAAGCAAAAAGACCATTTGAACAGGGTCAACAGGTCGGCAAAGCACCTGCTCGGATTGATTAACGACATTATCGATATATCGAGGGTCGAGGCGGGGAAGGTCGAGGTTTTCATAGAAGAGTTTACCCTCGATGATGTCATCAAAGAGGCAGTCGAGAGTGTACAGCCCCAGATAAAAGAAAAGGGATTGACTTTGGAGGTGAGTATTCCGCCGGGTGTGCTGTTGAAGACGGACAGGAAGAGGCTGCTGCAGTGCATCCTCAATTATCTGAGCAACGCGGTCAAATTCACAGAAGCGGGCACGGTTAGTATTGCTGCCCGGGAGATAGATGGAGAGGTGGAAATCTCGGTCAGTGACACCGGAATCGGCATCTCGGAGCAGGACCAGGCTAAACTGTTCAAGCCCTTTGTGCGCCTTGACTCGCATCTGCGCACCCGGACACTGGGCACGGGTCTGGGGCTTTATCTGACCCAGAAGCTTACAACGGAGGTGCTTGGAGGCACGGTCGCGGCACAGAGCCAGCCGGGAAAGGGGAGCACGTTTACACTGAGACTGCCTAAGGAACGAAGGCGGAAAAAGGCCTGA
- the hslV gene encoding ATP-dependent protease subunit HslV: MLNSTTILSVRRDGAVAVGGDGQVSLANTILKQDAKKIRRLYHNKVIVGFAGATADAFALMERFDSKLEQFQGNVLKSAHELAKDWRTDKILRRLESLLVVVDKNTTLLLSGSGDIIEPSDGIIGVGSGGPYATAAAKVLLKNTDFSAREIVEKSLTAAADICVFTNSNIAIEEIK, encoded by the coding sequence ATGCTAAACTCAACGACGATATTATCCGTAAGGCGTGACGGCGCCGTAGCCGTCGGTGGAGACGGTCAGGTATCTCTGGCCAACACCATCCTCAAGCAGGACGCTAAGAAGATACGCAGGCTCTACCACAACAAGGTGATTGTGGGTTTTGCGGGTGCCACAGCAGACGCCTTCGCGCTTATGGAACGATTCGATTCAAAGCTTGAGCAGTTCCAGGGCAACGTGCTTAAAAGCGCCCACGAACTGGCCAAGGACTGGCGGACGGACAAGATCCTGAGGAGGCTTGAATCGCTCCTGGTGGTGGTAGATAAGAACACGACCCTGCTGTTATCCGGCAGCGGCGACATAATAGAGCCCAGCGACGGCATAATAGGCGTCGGGTCGGGCGGGCCCTACGCAACCGCAGCCGCCAAGGTACTTCTCAAAAACACCGACTTCTCCGCCAGGGAGATAGTCGAAAAAAGCCTTACAGCGGCAGCGGATATATGCGTGTTCACTAACAGCAATATTGCCATAGAGGAGATAAAGTAG
- the lnt gene encoding apolipoprotein N-acyltransferase produces the protein MTNKDFPKEPANRLDWKYFCWKDLLAVVLTVFLLSLSYPEPDMGHFAWIALVPWFLLICSRDSAPIIASFLVGAVFFLYNLYWLSHVTCAGWLALSLYQAVYFVAFAAACNFLYRALGLPFFVFAPFLWVAQEYLRCILTGFPWLFLAHTQYSYLSIIQISDITGAYGVSFMVVVINACFTEGIMRWSRGKAPHMPVTLAFVIALVPLSYGMFRLAGLGIEEGPRLSVVQGNIPLSLKMDKRLEQRKANLNKYLLLSRTVKAGSTDLVVWPETMVPGLLNIDPKVFDREIDYLSQSSITGLAKVLKAYLLVGGISLDPDTYSYKEKTFYNSAFLYNPQGRLTERYDKLHLVPFGEYTPLKEYFPFLKKMVPYQTGLTPGKNWHLFTINTRDGKKFRFATLICYEDTVPQIARRFRQLGADFMINITNDAWFKDSPELDQHLAIMVFRAVENRVGVARAANTGISAFVAPTGDVYTLIHDKGKRREVEGVLEANILISPGGDRSWYTIHGDIFAQICLAVSIGFLLGPIIKRFYA, from the coding sequence GTGACTAACAAGGACTTCCCCAAGGAACCTGCCAATCGCCTGGATTGGAAGTATTTTTGCTGGAAAGACCTTCTCGCCGTCGTTCTTACCGTTTTCCTTCTATCCCTCTCATACCCTGAGCCGGACATGGGACACTTCGCATGGATTGCCCTGGTGCCATGGTTTCTGCTCATCTGCTCAAGGGATTCAGCGCCGATAATCGCCTCATTTCTTGTCGGGGCTGTATTCTTTCTGTACAATTTGTACTGGCTGAGCCACGTAACTTGTGCGGGCTGGCTGGCACTGAGTCTCTACCAGGCGGTCTATTTCGTGGCCTTTGCCGCGGCCTGCAATTTCCTGTACCGGGCACTTGGACTCCCCTTCTTCGTCTTCGCGCCATTTCTCTGGGTCGCCCAGGAGTACTTGAGGTGTATCCTTACAGGCTTTCCGTGGCTCTTCCTCGCGCATACACAATACAGCTACCTCTCCATCATACAGATATCCGACATAACGGGCGCCTACGGGGTGTCATTTATGGTGGTGGTCATTAACGCGTGTTTCACCGAGGGCATAATGCGCTGGTCGCGCGGCAAGGCCCCGCACATGCCGGTAACCCTTGCCTTCGTCATCGCCCTCGTGCCCCTGTCCTACGGGATGTTTCGCCTTGCCGGCCTGGGCATAGAAGAAGGACCCCGGCTCAGCGTAGTACAGGGAAACATCCCTCTATCCCTTAAGATGGATAAACGGCTTGAGCAGAGGAAGGCGAATCTCAACAAATATCTGCTTCTTTCGAGGACTGTAAAGGCGGGCTCCACGGACCTGGTGGTATGGCCCGAGACCATGGTCCCGGGACTTTTAAATATTGACCCAAAGGTCTTCGACAGGGAGATAGACTACCTGAGCCAATCCTCGATTACAGGACTTGCAAAAGTCCTCAAGGCATATCTCCTCGTAGGAGGAATATCACTGGACCCCGATACGTACTCCTACAAGGAAAAGACATTTTACAACAGCGCCTTCCTTTATAATCCCCAGGGTAGGCTTACCGAGAGATACGACAAGCTCCATCTCGTACCGTTCGGCGAGTACACACCCCTTAAGGAGTACTTCCCATTCCTCAAAAAGATGGTTCCCTATCAGACCGGGCTGACACCGGGAAAGAACTGGCACCTCTTCACCATTAATACCCGGGACGGCAAAAAATTTAGATTTGCCACACTTATCTGCTACGAGGATACCGTCCCCCAGATAGCAAGGCGGTTCAGGCAGCTTGGGGCCGATTTCATGATAAACATCACCAACGACGCCTGGTTCAAAGACAGCCCTGAGCTGGACCAGCACCTGGCCATCATGGTCTTCAGGGCCGTAGAGAACCGTGTAGGGGTCGCCCGTGCCGCCAATACCGGCATCTCCGCCTTCGTCGCCCCGACCGGGGACGTCTACACCCTGATCCACGACAAAGGAAAACGAAGGGAGGTGGAGGGCGTCCTGGAGGCAAACATCCTCATCTCTCCCGGAGGAGACAGAAGCTGGTACACCATCCACGGCGACATCTTCGCGCAAATCTGCCTGGCAGTCTCCATTGGATTTTTGCTAGGTCCTATAATTAAGCGATTTTACGCTTGA
- the hslU gene encoding ATP-dependent protease ATPase subunit HslU yields MQELTPRQTVDKLDKYIVGQKDAKRAVAVAIRNRWRRLQLEPGLREEVLPKNIIMIGPTGVGKTEIARRLATLVKAPFLKVEASKFTEVGYMGRDVESMVKDLVEISVNMVRGEKIEAMRPVAEQRAEDSLLDLLLPSPPQREMPEEEGRGEERRHAETREKFRKMLRDGKLEDRTIEISVKDKPMMVQGMIAGTEELGMDFQNMLERMLPSRTHTKKLSVKEARHILIQQEAEKAIDKEGATREAVERAENTGIIFIDELDKIAGREAGRGPDVSREGVQRDLLPIIEGTTVVTRYGMVQTDRILFVAAGAFHVSKPSDLIPEIQGRFPIRVELEALSKEDFIRILQEPKNALLKQYTALLETEGVKVSFTEDAVQEIAEIATKVNMRMQNIGARRLHTVMEKLLEEVSFDAPDMDHKEVKIDETYVKEKLESITQDEDLSRYVL; encoded by the coding sequence GTGCAGGAGCTCACCCCCCGCCAGACCGTAGATAAGCTGGACAAATACATAGTGGGCCAAAAAGACGCCAAACGCGCGGTCGCCGTCGCCATAAGAAACCGCTGGAGGAGGCTGCAGCTCGAACCCGGGCTGAGGGAAGAAGTCCTGCCCAAAAATATTATCATGATAGGGCCTACCGGCGTGGGCAAGACGGAAATAGCCCGTAGACTGGCCACCCTGGTCAAGGCACCCTTCCTGAAGGTGGAGGCCTCCAAGTTCACGGAAGTTGGCTACATGGGCAGGGACGTAGAGTCTATGGTCAAGGATTTGGTTGAGATCTCCGTCAACATGGTAAGGGGTGAGAAAATAGAAGCGATGCGCCCCGTGGCTGAGCAGAGGGCGGAGGACAGCCTGCTGGACCTGCTCTTACCATCGCCGCCTCAGAGAGAAATGCCAGAGGAGGAAGGGCGCGGAGAAGAACGCCGTCACGCGGAGACACGGGAAAAGTTTCGAAAGATGCTGCGCGACGGCAAACTTGAGGACCGCACAATAGAGATAAGTGTAAAGGATAAGCCCATGATGGTCCAGGGCATGATAGCTGGCACAGAGGAACTGGGCATGGACTTTCAGAACATGCTGGAGAGGATGCTGCCGTCCCGCACACATACAAAGAAACTCTCCGTGAAGGAGGCCCGTCATATACTCATCCAGCAGGAGGCCGAAAAGGCCATAGACAAGGAAGGCGCTACAAGAGAGGCGGTGGAGAGGGCGGAAAACACAGGGATAATCTTTATTGACGAGCTTGACAAGATTGCGGGAAGGGAGGCCGGGCGCGGTCCCGACGTCTCGCGCGAGGGGGTACAGCGCGATTTACTGCCGATTATCGAAGGCACCACCGTGGTCACACGGTACGGCATGGTCCAGACCGACCGCATTCTCTTCGTCGCCGCCGGGGCCTTCCACGTATCAAAACCCTCTGACCTCATCCCCGAGATCCAGGGCCGCTTCCCCATAAGGGTTGAACTCGAAGCCCTCAGCAAGGAAGACTTTATAAGAATCCTTCAAGAGCCGAAGAACGCCCTTTTGAAGCAGTACACCGCCCTGCTCGAGACAGAAGGCGTGAAGGTGAGTTTCACCGAAGACGCCGTCCAGGAGATAGCGGAGATAGCGACCAAGGTCAACATGCGCATGCAGAACATCGGCGCTCGCCGCCTTCACACCGTCATGGAAAAGCTGCTCGAGGAGGTGTCATTCGATGCCCCGGACATGGACCATAAAGAGGTTAAGATTGACGAGACATACGTCAAAGAAAAACTGGAGTCTATAACCCAGGACGAGGATTTGAGCAGGTATGTGCTCTAA
- a CDS encoding DUF1254 domain-containing protein, translated as MITKMTLGFCALATMLFVLSIIGCSTAQQQGSAEAEKATVSSALKVTPVEARATGLSAAPTAAQEPSAQEAYEVGVEAYIYLYPLVLMDVTRLQMTNFEEPKGIFGLMGTFVNAREFLDVNFKTVVRPNFDTLYSSLWMDLTKEPMIVSIPDSQGRYYLAPALDMWTDVTAAPGKRTTGTKAGHFAYVPPGWDGELPEGVTRIDATTKYMWMILRTQTDGPKDYDNVHKFQNGLKATPLSQWGKTPAPAKGVVDPNVDMKTPPMKQVQNMSAKQFFEYAARLMKLHSPHATDYSQVWRLRRIGLVPGKDFDFDKLDPTVQNALAKVPADALKTMQSKIPTLARVANGWIMSTDTMGSYGIYYLKRAVVALIGLGANQVADAVYPLMDGNAGAGDRFILHFDKKDLPPVEAFWSLTLYDKDGFPVANPLNRFAIGDRDALKYNADGSLDLYFQADSPGKDKESNWLPTPKEGAWNLTMRLYAPKQAVLDGTWNPPALKRVGGGSITDIISE; from the coding sequence ATGATTACGAAAATGACACTAGGGTTTTGTGCTCTTGCTACGATGCTGTTTGTACTGTCCATAATTGGTTGTTCGACGGCCCAACAACAGGGCAGTGCTGAAGCCGAAAAAGCCACTGTCAGTTCCGCGCTCAAGGTTACACCGGTAGAGGCAAGGGCGACCGGCTTGTCTGCAGCGCCTACCGCTGCGCAGGAACCGTCAGCGCAGGAGGCCTACGAGGTCGGAGTTGAGGCCTACATCTATTTGTACCCGCTGGTATTGATGGACGTCACCCGGTTGCAGATGACCAACTTCGAGGAGCCCAAAGGAATATTCGGCTTGATGGGCACGTTTGTTAATGCGCGTGAGTTTCTTGATGTGAACTTCAAGACAGTGGTGCGACCGAATTTCGACACGCTGTATTCGTCTCTCTGGATGGATCTCACCAAGGAGCCGATGATTGTCTCCATTCCGGACAGCCAGGGGCGCTACTACCTGGCGCCGGCGCTGGATATGTGGACGGACGTCACCGCCGCACCGGGCAAACGCACCACCGGAACCAAGGCGGGGCATTTTGCCTACGTGCCACCGGGTTGGGACGGAGAACTGCCAGAGGGTGTCACCCGCATCGACGCAACAACCAAGTATATGTGGATGATCCTTCGCACCCAGACCGATGGGCCGAAGGACTACGACAACGTTCACAAGTTCCAGAATGGCCTGAAGGCCACGCCGCTCTCCCAGTGGGGCAAGACGCCGGCTCCCGCCAAGGGGGTGGTCGACCCCAACGTGGACATGAAGACGCCGCCAATGAAACAGGTGCAAAACATGTCCGCCAAGCAGTTCTTTGAATACGCGGCTCGGCTCATGAAACTGCACTCGCCGCATGCCACTGACTACAGCCAGGTCTGGCGGCTGAGACGCATCGGCCTTGTCCCGGGCAAGGATTTCGATTTCGACAAACTCGACCCGACGGTGCAGAACGCGCTGGCCAAGGTTCCTGCCGACGCCTTGAAGACGATGCAGTCCAAGATCCCGACACTCGCGCGAGTTGCCAACGGCTGGATCATGAGCACCGATACCATGGGTTCGTATGGCATCTACTATCTGAAGCGGGCGGTCGTCGCCCTTATTGGCCTGGGCGCCAACCAGGTGGCCGATGCGGTTTACCCCCTCATGGACGGTAACGCCGGCGCCGGGGACAGATTCATACTGCACTTCGACAAGAAGGACCTGCCTCCGGTCGAGGCCTTCTGGTCACTCACCTTGTACGACAAAGATGGTTTTCCAGTAGCGAACCCGCTCAATCGCTTTGCCATAGGCGACCGCGACGCGCTTAAGTACAACGCAGACGGCTCTCTCGACCTGTACTTCCAAGCCGATTCGCCGGGCAAAGACAAGGAATCAAACTGGCTTCCCACACCCAAGGAGGGCGCTTGGAACCTGACCATGCGTCTCTACGCCCCCAAACAAGCGGTGCTGGATGGAACCTGGAATCCGCCGGCATTGAAGCGTGTAGGCGGCGGTAGTATAACTGATATTATAAGCGAGTAA
- a CDS encoding response regulator: MKTALVIEDNVDNMELISLILEKNGYKVLKAETGQQGFDVALEARPDFILLDIQLPDMDGLDVLRKIRSSKIDSGIRVIAMTSYAMVGDREKMMAAGCNGYIEKPIDPEKVIGQIREIIGEKP, from the coding sequence ATGAAGACAGCATTGGTCATTGAAGACAATGTGGACAACATGGAGCTGATTAGCCTGATTCTGGAGAAGAACGGCTACAAGGTCCTCAAGGCAGAGACCGGGCAGCAGGGGTTTGACGTTGCGCTGGAGGCGCGGCCGGACTTTATCCTTCTGGACATCCAGCTCCCTGATATGGACGGGCTGGATGTCTTACGGAAGATACGCAGCTCGAAGATTGATAGCGGTATACGGGTGATTGCCATGACCTCCTATGCCATGGTCGGCGACCGTGAAAAGATGATGGCCGCGGGCTGTAACGGGTACATAGAAAAGCCCATTGACCCGGAAAAGGTTATCGGTCAAATCAGAGAGATTATTGGAGAGAAACCGTGA
- a CDS encoding molybdopterin molybdotransferase MoeA, with protein sequence MMIGIDEAYQIVLDNVRTLGPKKVGINDAMGLCLAEDVLSDIDMPPFNKSAMDGYAVIAKNTSVGAELKVAENIPAGSLPKKTVRKGHSSKIMTGAAVPRGADAVVKVEETEELKNGRVMIMKRVKKGTNICKKGEDFKKGKPVLEKGKLLRPQEIGVLAMVGRQKVKVFSPPTVAIISTGDELVKISQKPKAGQIRDSNRYSLAAQICQALARVKFLGTTSDIKNKMLPMVKKGLKYDILIITGGVSMGEYDIVADTLLDAGVIIFFHKVAIRPGKPILFGKNKNTMVFGLPGNPVATYVNFELFVRPSIRKMMGFEDLSRTILKAQMEKPLYRKRTRREYRPAHLRMEDGRFYVAPVEWHGSADLLGTTRGNSFLIVPEETESISQGDEVEVMVTGEL encoded by the coding sequence ATGATGATTGGAATTGACGAGGCGTATCAGATAGTGCTGGACAACGTCCGCACGCTAGGGCCAAAAAAGGTGGGCATAAATGACGCCATGGGCCTCTGCCTTGCAGAGGACGTCCTATCGGACATAGACATGCCGCCGTTCAACAAATCCGCCATGGACGGTTACGCCGTGATCGCCAAGAACACCTCGGTCGGGGCGGAACTTAAGGTGGCCGAAAACATACCCGCCGGGTCTTTACCCAAGAAGACCGTGCGAAAGGGACACTCCTCAAAGATAATGACCGGCGCAGCCGTGCCCCGCGGCGCCGACGCCGTCGTAAAGGTTGAAGAGACGGAGGAACTGAAAAACGGACGCGTAATGATTATGAAGCGGGTCAAGAAGGGGACAAACATATGCAAGAAGGGAGAGGACTTTAAGAAGGGGAAACCTGTACTGGAAAAAGGTAAGCTACTGAGGCCCCAGGAGATAGGCGTGCTGGCAATGGTCGGCAGGCAAAAGGTCAAGGTCTTTTCGCCCCCGACGGTGGCTATCATATCTACCGGGGACGAACTGGTAAAGATATCTCAAAAACCAAAGGCCGGACAGATTAGAGATAGTAACAGATACAGTCTGGCCGCCCAGATATGTCAGGCCCTCGCCAGGGTAAAGTTCCTGGGAACCACGTCAGACATAAAAAACAAGATGCTGCCCATGGTAAAAAAGGGGCTTAAATATGACATCTTAATTATTACAGGCGGCGTGTCCATGGGAGAATACGACATAGTGGCTGACACGCTTCTGGACGCCGGCGTTATCATATTTTTTCACAAGGTGGCCATTCGCCCTGGAAAACCTATCCTTTTCGGGAAGAACAAGAACACCATGGTATTTGGACTCCCCGGAAACCCTGTGGCCACTTACGTGAATTTTGAGCTGTTCGTCAGGCCGTCCATCCGGAAGATGATGGGCTTTGAAGACCTTAGCCGGACGATATTGAAGGCACAGATGGAGAAGCCCCTGTACCGGAAGAGAACGCGCCGCGAATACAGACCCGCCCATCTGAGAATGGAGGACGGGAGGTTTTACGTGGCCCCAGTCGAGTGGCATGGCTCGGCAGACCTCCTGGGGACGACGAGGGGAAACTCCTTTCTTATAGTCCCGGAAGAAACGGAGTCAATTTCACAAGGCGATGAGGTCGAGGTAATGGTCACAGGAGAACTTTAG
- a CDS encoding EAL domain-containing protein, with the protein MKILIVEDDEDSRVLLETAFEAQGYTVESAANGKQALEMARRSRPDLIISDILMPEMDGFALCQAVKDDEQLRTTPFVFHTASYVGSQDEELAIKLGASRFIVKTGETEELLKAVKEVFKEYKEGRLEVPVIPAEAREELERMHKEALIRQLDKKVQELEKERDALDKRRRLAVLGADVVRALTTGITLQSMLQRCAEAMVRHLDAAFARIWTLDKEKNVLELQASAGMYTHIDGPHSRVPVGTLEIGLIAKERKPHLTNDVISDPRVSDKEWARREGMVAFAGHPLIVENQLVGVMAMFAVKTLAKETTEALASVADEIALGIQRKQAEETIQRMAYYDTLTGLPNRVLFCEYLSQRIAQAQGKKQQIAILYIYPGQLSKICESFGRKVCDFLCQTLTERIKESVREKGGVAPSGGEEDTKTIGRLREHEFAVLLPQIASAQDAMKVAKKAIKVFSKTILLDSQEVSLPCRIGISVYPTDGSDEEALLKNAAIAMSHVKETGKGDFQFYSPKMGALVSGRMALEGDLRGALEREEFVVHYQPQVDLRTGQVTGMEALLRWQHPNRGIVSPLEFIPIAEETGQIVPIGEWVLHTACAQNRAWYDAGFPAIHVSVNFSMHQFKQQDVIGMVTRTVKETGLDPGHLEIEVTESAFMKGMGVTVAALTELNEMGIRIAIDDFGTGYSSLSYLKSLPVTKLKIDKSFVCDLTANPDDDALVTAIIAMAHSLNLKVIAEGVETRVQLEFLCSLKCDEMQGYLFSKPLPAEEATKLLAEGRRLEL; encoded by the coding sequence GTGAAGATTCTGATTGTTGAAGACGATGAAGACAGCCGGGTCCTGCTAGAAACTGCCTTTGAGGCGCAGGGATACACAGTGGAGAGCGCTGCTAACGGAAAACAGGCCCTGGAAATGGCCAGGCGCTCACGCCCGGACCTGATTATCTCGGATATCCTGATGCCTGAGATGGACGGCTTTGCGCTCTGCCAGGCGGTCAAGGACGATGAGCAGTTGAGAACGACCCCCTTTGTGTTCCATACGGCATCTTACGTAGGTTCCCAAGACGAAGAGTTAGCGATAAAGCTGGGAGCGTCACGGTTCATTGTAAAGACCGGGGAGACAGAGGAACTTCTTAAAGCAGTCAAGGAGGTATTTAAAGAATATAAGGAAGGGCGTCTTGAGGTTCCAGTCATACCCGCGGAGGCCAGGGAAGAATTGGAACGGATGCATAAAGAGGCGCTGATAAGGCAGCTTGACAAGAAAGTGCAGGAACTGGAGAAGGAGCGTGACGCGCTGGATAAACGGAGACGCCTGGCGGTTTTGGGCGCAGATGTTGTCCGTGCACTTACCACGGGTATTACGTTGCAGTCGATGTTGCAGCGATGTGCCGAAGCTATGGTTCGGCACCTTGATGCGGCGTTTGCCCGTATCTGGACACTCGACAAAGAGAAAAACGTGCTGGAGCTTCAGGCCAGTGCGGGGATGTATACCCACATAGACGGCCCTCATAGCCGCGTGCCTGTCGGTACACTCGAGATAGGCCTAATCGCCAAGGAAAGGAAACCACATCTGACCAACGATGTTATCAGTGACCCCCGTGTAAGTGACAAGGAATGGGCAAGGCGGGAGGGGATGGTTGCCTTTGCCGGTCATCCCCTGATTGTGGAAAACCAGTTGGTGGGGGTGATGGCAATGTTCGCCGTAAAGACGCTTGCGAAAGAAACCACCGAGGCGCTAGCATCAGTTGCGGATGAGATCGCTTTGGGCATCCAGCGCAAGCAGGCGGAAGAGACAATCCAACGAATGGCTTATTACGATACCCTGACCGGCCTGCCCAACCGTGTTTTGTTCTGTGAATACCTGAGTCAGAGAATAGCACAGGCCCAGGGCAAGAAGCAACAAATAGCCATTCTGTATATTTATCCGGGTCAACTTAGCAAGATATGCGAGTCGTTTGGACGCAAGGTTTGTGACTTTTTGTGCCAGACACTAACTGAAAGAATAAAAGAAAGCGTGCGTGAGAAAGGCGGTGTTGCCCCTTCCGGTGGGGAAGAAGACACCAAAACTATAGGTCGTCTGCGTGAGCATGAATTTGCTGTACTCCTGCCGCAAATTGCCAGCGCACAAGATGCCATGAAGGTGGCAAAGAAAGCCATCAAGGTATTCTCCAAGACCATTTTGTTGGATAGTCAGGAAGTCTCACTCCCCTGCCGTATCGGCATTAGTGTGTACCCTACAGACGGCAGCGACGAAGAGGCCCTGTTAAAAAATGCCGCTATTGCCATGTCCCACGTCAAGGAGACGGGCAAGGGCGACTTTCAATTCTACTCGCCTAAAATGGGTGCCTTGGTTTCTGGCCGTATGGCATTGGAAGGCGACCTGCGTGGAGCTCTAGAACGGGAAGAGTTTGTGGTGCACTACCAGCCTCAGGTGGACCTCCGTACCGGGCAAGTCACAGGTATGGAAGCTCTGCTGCGCTGGCAGCATCCGAACCGGGGGATTGTCTCCCCGTTGGAGTTTATACCAATAGCAGAAGAAACCGGCCAGATTGTGCCTATCGGCGAATGGGTACTGCATACCGCCTGCGCGCAAAACAGGGCGTGGTACGATGCAGGGTTTCCGGCTATTCACGTTTCCGTCAACTTTTCCATGCATCAGTTTAAACAACAGGATGTAATAGGGATGGTTACAAGGACGGTAAAAGAAACCGGGCTGGACCCCGGCCATCTTGAGATAGAGGTTACGGAGAGCGCCTTCATGAAGGGTATGGGTGTCACCGTTGCGGCACTCACCGAATTAAACGAGATGGGGATAAGGATAGCAATAGATGATTTCGGCACGGGCTATTCGTCTCTGAGCTACCTGAAGAGTTTACCCGTGACAAAGCTAAAGATAGACAAGTCCTTTGTATGTGACCTTACGGCAAATCCAGATGATGACGCTCTAGTGACGGCGATTATCGCCATGGCGCACAGCCTGAACCTCAAGGTGATTGCCGAAGGTGTGGAAACGCGCGTGCAGCTTGAGTTTCTATGCTCACTCAAATGCGACGAGATGCAAGGTTACCTGTTCAGCAAACCCCTGCCCGCCGAAGAGGCTACAAAACTGTTGGCTGAGGGGAGGCGCCTTGAATTGTAA